The following are encoded in a window of Nomia melanderi isolate GNS246 chromosome 6, iyNomMela1, whole genome shotgun sequence genomic DNA:
- the LOC116427947 gene encoding uncharacterized protein LOC116427947 isoform X3 produces MGWTLTGLGVALVIVAVAGAALALCRRYRIGWQWGPRNVWNVCEEWRQRLSWLWAPREEKVGLVKAQYPTAQTIPGLYRQTGNTSQHLLHSDSDLRLDAQGAFTRFESVDRDLHPPLSTTGSAIPPQPLRPAPQPGPPARPRLPPLQTSSTIDYLRMQESGPGPLTPPPSLQRPSVPSRPARPSVFLFETQPPIQSYGLHKAPNESSPFRYEEAGTNSVADSIHMDSRLRYELEEERRKENRCSPYRQFDAVESSARMRYGVHGGQMSNLDGKVEEDNSTGYGGHEINQRNHMVTISQTVVEPMFKPGALPKMLHSTQSLGNEHEHKSNEMQSIEMKPFRSCSLQDNIDTSYLFWESQGLQKVSQYIRSLPDRPIYDPMNELDEDHVLYDDTIAEPINVMNFNTDSTPSPVPPPPAPPDPLQDVPKKNGKITGERIFNALRLSTLQNYIDPSKFYNSILSSPQQTEQYSFPSRFPSLIEDSINSQLQSDIQDIYGENDSDVLSVDGSKRSSDLYSPELNLEAQRTAQEVYNSLQNPPSSPLLLKNHNHEIYADETDPSLTRTSEDILNSIEQRRKSMERQNGIFDELNELEDTHAFGMRNNQDFGSVFDDIHMKQRSYQEAFITNSTMNDYNGISPGNRRGSQGPEPEPPPDESNLKRALSCESMCSDTSVVITDLEEAPIVGLVCLGVEYDIGRGLSVSILEAKDLLTPDGQPAQNTYARVSLVSDTIYTDHHLKTRLYKGSSSPSYQQNFLIGLHGPPTGSILLIEVFSSVDDNDTLIGRATFQLGPVPRAPATTWLPLTGSPLPTPQLGELMFSLSYLPTAERLTLVVVKAKNLRGVSNVPGDFFVKVYLLQQGKKIHKKRTSIKKGENSPIFNEAIIFDVSTLALQHIQLRLTVAEINGDQSISSKPYSVGHIIVGPTSTGRALEHWTLMLANVRHPIAKWHPLRK; encoded by the exons GTATCGCATCGGGTGGCAATGGGGACCGAGGAACGTGTGGAACGTCTGCGAGGAATGGCGGCAAAGGTTGTCCTGGCTGTGGGCGCCGCGGGAAGAGAAG GTTGGCCTGGTGAAAGCACAATATCCGACGGCGCAGACAATCCCTGGCTTGTATCGGCAAACTGGAAACACGTCTCAGCATCTGCTTCACAGCGACAGCGACCTCAGGCTCGACGCGCAAGGAGCTTTCACAAG ATTCGAATCAGTGGACAGGGACCTCCATCCGCCTCTGAGCACCACCGGCAGCGCAATACCGCCGCAACCTCTGAGGCCGGCGCCCCAACCGGGGCCACCTGCTCGTCCAAGGCTGCCTCCACTTCAGACCTCGAGTACCATAGACTACCTAAGAATGCAAGAGTCTGGCCCGGGTCCATTAACTCCGCCCCCGTCGTTGCAAAGGCCGTCGGTTCCCTCGAGACCCGCCAGGCCGTCCGTCTTTCTCTTCGAGACGCAGCCGCCGATCCAGAGCTACGGACTCCACAAAGCGCCGAACGAATCTTCTCCGTTCAGGTACGAGGAGGCCGGCACGAACTCGGTCGCGGACAGCATACACATGGACTCGCGGCTGCGATACGAGCTGGAGGAAGAGCGGCGGAAGGAGAATAGGTGTAGCCCTTACAGGCAATTCGACGCTGTCGAGTCGTCGGCTAGGATGAGGTACGGAGTCCACGGTGGACAGATGTCCAACCTAGACGGTAAGGTCGAAGAGGACAACAGCACCGGCTACGGTGGCCACGAGATCAATCAGAGGAACCACATGGTGACCATCAGCCAGACCGTCGTGGAGCCTATGTTCAAACCAGGCGCGTTGCCCAAGATGCTGCACAGCACGCAGAGCCTGGGCAACGAACACGAGCACAAGAGCAACGAGATGCAGAGCATCGAGATGAAACCGTTCAGGAGCTGTAGCCTTCAGGACAACATAGACACGTCGTATTTGTTCTGGGAGTCGCAAGGCTTGCAGAAGGTGTCCCAGTACATCCGCAGCCTGCCCGACCGCCCCATCTACGACCCGATGAACGAGCTGGACGAGGATCACGTGTTGTACGACGACACGATCGCGGAGCCGATCAACGTGATGAACTTCAACACGGACTCCACGCCTAGCCCGGTACCGCCGCCGCCGGCGCCGCCTGATCCTCTACAAGATGTGCCAAAGAAGAACGGGAAGATCACCGGCGAGAGGATATTCAACGCTCTCAGATTGTCCACCCTGCAGAATTACATCGACCCGTCGAAGTTTTACAA TTCGATCCTTTCCTCGCCGCAACAAACCGAACAGTACTCTTTTCCGTCGAGATTTCCGTCGCTGATAGAGGATAGCATCAATAGCCAGTTGCAGAGCGATATTCAAGATATTTACGGAGAAAACGATTCCGACGTGTTAAGCGTTGATGGTTCCAAACGCAGCTCTGATCTGTATAGTCCCGAGCTCAATTTGGAAGCTCAAAGGACTGCGCAAGAG GTTTATAATAGTTTACAAAATCCTCCGTCGTCGCCATTGTTACTCAAAAATCACAATCATGAGATCTATGCCGATGAGACTGATCCTAGTTTAACGAGGACTTCGGAG GATATTCTGAATAGTATCGAACAAAGGAGAAAAAGTATGGAAAGGCAGAACGGCATATTCGACGAGCTGAACGAGCTCGAGGACACCCATGCGTTTGG AATGCGAAACAACCAAGACTTTGGCAGCGTGTTCGACGACATACACATGAAACAGAGATCGTATCAG GAGGCGTTCATCACGAATTCAACAATGAACGATTACAATGGGATCAGCCCCGGAAATCGGCGAGGGTCGCAGGGACCGGAACCGGAGCCTCCGCCGGATGAATCGAACCTGAAGAGGGCGTTAAGCTGCGAGAGCATGTGCTCGGACACCAGCGTGGTAATTACTGACCTCGAAGAAGCGCCTATCGTCGGATTGGTCTGCCTCGGCGTCGAATACGACATCGGCCGTGGTTTATCCGTCAGTATCCTCGAGGCAAAGGATCTCCTTACACCTGACGGACAACCTGCACAAAATACATACGCTAG AGTATCCCTAGTATCGGACACAATCTACACGGATCATCACCTGAAAACTAGACTGTACAAGGGAAGTTCGTCGCCGAGTTACCAGCAAAACTTTTTGATCGGCCTTCACGGTCCTCCCACCGGCAGCATTCTGCTTATCGAA GTGTTTTCCAGTGTGGATGACAATGACACTCTGATAGGAAGAGCAACGTTTCAACTGGGACCTGTACCGAGGGCGCCAGCAACAACATGGTTACCCCTTACGGGGTCACCTCTGCCGACGCCACAATTAGGTGAATTAATGTTCTCCTTGAGCTACTTACCAACTGCTGAAAGACTCACCTTGGTTGTCGTGAAGGCGAAGAATTTGCGTGGCGTTAGTAATGTGCCGGGGGATTTCTTCGTTAAG GTTTATTTGCTGCAACAAGGGAAGAAAATCCACAAAAAGAGGACGTCCATAAAGAAAGGCGAAAACAGTCCAATATTCAACGAGGCAATTATTTTTGATGTCTCCACGCTCGCTCTTCAG CACATACAGCTGAGATTAACCGTAGCAGAGATAAACGGCGATCAGAGCATAAGCTCGAAGCCGTACTCCGTCGGGCACATTATCGTGGGACCTACGTCGACCGGAAGAGCGTTGGAGCACTGGACGCTGATGCTGGCGAACGTGAGACACCCGATCGCCAAGTGGCATCCGCTCAGAAAGTGA